A region from the Deinococcus sp. QL22 genome encodes:
- a CDS encoding EAL domain-containing protein produces the protein MNSHDRHILEAMTDGYVALDREWRFTYVNRVIARATRRTPDQLVGRRLPDEFPEAWALIERHADVLYSGQGVAFDTGYPPLGVHFHVKIFPTSEGIEVFFQDVTSFRQARRNASRLLTLTEALNAATHLDQVLDTVLRHLREETYGVLVALHDPDEDVLKTRYEVNFDPALVQPYLRMAVDSPVPMADVFRSGRLMILSRAECETRYPDMLIDPQTQEIVILPLRSSGRVLGSMALSMKQPWALDLLTRSKLTVVAAQCASAIERAQLFEEAQRNEGRYRTLLETTHAVIWEADAQLRVTRPLRTWEYFTGQTFEQHREFGYMAAVHPDDQAAANEELRAKAALGRSFQMRARLQHRSGQFRATEVQCVPVQDELGQVCGWVGAIRDVSEQERQKRWEDGARHLLAQLGQASEAQTVYRSALKAVAELAGTPHALLAGPVDLVGTFRVLHAEQIPKYFLSQLRHFQAGPESAIGRAIALGLPFWLHDEVSALPPTGVPETPIRSLLKEAGPVLLVPLNHEQQLTAVIALSFMGYAEPSEDVLEHLRWLQPQLAQALQRAQLLRTLERSERQAQTTLQSLDEGVLLFDAAGRVVAANPAAYQLSGLGGGQEAETGTLPFPSAFDPAWNLRDPAGQLLPVSAYPAARVITSGDTVRDSVVEYMRPDNQAILVSINAVPLAEEGVFRGAVVSFADVTEAYRMRQQLERQAREDELTGLPNRRVFNWSLEQLAREPHTTTAVLLLDIDQFKTVNDTFGHHVGDSLLQAVARRLTEVCKGRGTVIRLAGDEFGVLLPIADETEADDMAALLIDRLGKTLSVADMDFQISVCVGICISADEGATASELYRQVDLALHQAKRIGAGKWCLFTPDLSVTQERRVRLERRLRATLHAQAASAPPMQCQGLSVHYQPIVGLMGRQAVAFEALARWHDDELGWVSPLEFIRVAEESGLIHELGAMVLRCALRQGNAWTQAWKVPVSISVNVSSTQLMRPDFLDEVIDALESTGASASCLILEITEAIVIQDMELVNSRLQALRNLGIRIALDDFGTGFSSLAVLGTLPIDVLKVDRLFVKGVAQNTRRQALLAAVILLGHRLSITVVAEGVEEISELEVLQILGCTYVQGYLFARPLPAAQIKGVVYPAFAEQAVLQTTGPSQG, from the coding sequence TTGAACTCACATGATCGCCACATTTTAGAAGCGATGACGGATGGGTACGTGGCTCTAGACCGGGAGTGGCGCTTTACGTATGTGAACCGGGTCATCGCCAGAGCAACCCGCCGAACGCCCGATCAATTGGTGGGCCGCCGCCTGCCGGACGAGTTCCCTGAGGCTTGGGCACTGATCGAGCGCCACGCGGACGTCCTGTACAGCGGGCAGGGCGTGGCCTTCGACACCGGATATCCGCCGCTGGGCGTGCATTTTCATGTCAAGATTTTTCCCACTTCGGAGGGCATCGAAGTGTTTTTTCAGGATGTCACCTCGTTCCGGCAGGCCCGCCGCAACGCCTCGCGCCTGCTGACGTTAACGGAAGCCCTGAACGCCGCGACCCATCTGGATCAGGTGCTCGATACCGTGCTACGGCACTTGCGTGAAGAAACCTACGGCGTGCTGGTGGCCCTTCACGACCCCGACGAGGACGTCCTGAAGACCCGCTACGAGGTTAATTTTGATCCGGCGCTGGTGCAGCCCTACCTGCGGATGGCGGTAGACAGCCCTGTGCCGATGGCCGACGTGTTCCGCAGTGGCCGCCTGATGATCCTGAGCCGGGCCGAATGTGAAACCCGCTACCCGGACATGCTGATTGACCCACAGACTCAGGAAATTGTGATTCTGCCCCTCCGCAGCAGCGGGCGGGTGCTGGGCAGTATGGCGCTGAGCATGAAGCAGCCCTGGGCCCTAGACCTGCTGACCCGCAGCAAACTGACAGTGGTGGCGGCCCAGTGTGCCAGCGCCATAGAACGCGCCCAACTGTTTGAGGAAGCGCAGCGCAACGAGGGCCGCTACCGCACGCTGCTGGAGACCACCCACGCCGTGATCTGGGAAGCCGATGCCCAGTTGAGGGTCACCCGTCCCCTCAGAACCTGGGAATATTTTACGGGCCAGACCTTCGAGCAGCACCGGGAATTCGGGTATATGGCGGCGGTGCATCCGGACGATCAGGCGGCGGCCAACGAAGAACTGCGGGCCAAAGCCGCGCTGGGCCGTTCTTTTCAGATGAGAGCGCGGCTGCAACACCGCAGCGGCCAATTCCGGGCCACCGAGGTCCAGTGCGTACCCGTTCAGGACGAATTGGGGCAAGTGTGCGGCTGGGTGGGGGCCATTCGGGATGTGTCCGAGCAGGAGCGCCAGAAACGTTGGGAGGACGGCGCTCGGCACCTGTTGGCGCAGTTGGGGCAGGCCTCTGAGGCACAGACCGTTTACCGCAGCGCCCTGAAAGCTGTGGCCGAGCTGGCCGGAACCCCGCACGCCTTGTTGGCTGGTCCGGTGGACTTGGTGGGCACGTTCCGGGTGCTCCATGCCGAGCAAATCCCCAAGTATTTTCTGAGCCAACTCCGCCATTTTCAGGCGGGGCCGGAGTCGGCCATTGGGCGGGCCATCGCGCTGGGCCTTCCCTTCTGGCTGCACGATGAAGTGTCTGCCCTCCCACCCACAGGCGTCCCCGAAACGCCTATCCGGAGCCTGCTCAAAGAAGCAGGGCCTGTGCTGCTCGTACCGCTGAATCATGAGCAACAGCTGACCGCCGTCATCGCGCTGAGTTTTATGGGATATGCGGAACCGAGCGAAGATGTGCTGGAGCATCTGCGCTGGTTACAACCGCAACTTGCTCAGGCCCTGCAACGTGCCCAATTGCTTAGAACACTGGAACGCAGCGAGCGGCAAGCCCAAACCACGTTGCAGTCTTTGGATGAGGGCGTGCTGCTGTTTGATGCGGCGGGACGGGTGGTGGCGGCCAACCCGGCCGCTTATCAACTGAGTGGGCTAGGCGGAGGCCAAGAGGCGGAAACGGGCACGCTGCCCTTCCCATCGGCCTTCGACCCAGCTTGGAATCTGCGCGACCCGGCAGGCCAACTGCTGCCTGTCAGCGCGTACCCGGCAGCGCGGGTCATCACTTCTGGCGACACAGTGCGCGACTCCGTCGTGGAATACATGCGGCCCGATAACCAGGCAATTTTGGTCTCTATCAACGCCGTCCCTCTGGCAGAAGAAGGAGTTTTTCGCGGCGCAGTCGTGTCGTTTGCCGACGTGACCGAGGCTTACCGGATGCGCCAACAGTTGGAGCGCCAAGCCCGCGAAGACGAGTTGACAGGCCTTCCCAACCGCCGGGTGTTCAACTGGTCGCTGGAACAGTTGGCCAGAGAGCCGCACACCACCACCGCCGTGCTGCTGCTGGATATAGACCAGTTCAAGACCGTCAACGACACCTTTGGGCACCATGTCGGAGATTCTCTGCTTCAGGCAGTGGCGCGGCGACTGACCGAAGTATGCAAGGGGCGCGGCACGGTGATCCGGCTGGCGGGCGACGAATTCGGTGTGCTGCTGCCTATTGCCGACGAAACCGAGGCCGACGACATGGCGGCCCTGCTGATAGACCGTCTGGGGAAAACGTTGTCGGTGGCCGACATGGACTTTCAGATCAGTGTGTGCGTGGGCATCTGCATCAGCGCCGACGAGGGCGCGACGGCAAGCGAACTGTACCGCCAGGTGGATTTGGCCCTGCATCAGGCCAAACGGATCGGTGCGGGCAAATGGTGCTTGTTCACGCCTGACCTGTCGGTCACACAGGAGCGGCGGGTCAGGCTGGAACGGCGATTGCGCGCCACATTGCACGCCCAGGCTGCATCTGCCCCACCAATGCAGTGTCAGGGATTGAGTGTGCATTATCAGCCCATCGTTGGCCTTATGGGACGGCAAGCAGTGGCGTTCGAGGCGTTGGCCCGCTGGCACGACGATGAATTGGGCTGGGTCAGCCCGCTGGAATTCATCCGCGTGGCAGAGGAAAGCGGACTGATTCACGAACTGGGTGCGATGGTGCTGCGCTGCGCCTTGCGGCAAGGCAATGCGTGGACACAAGCCTGGAAGGTACCCGTATCCATCAGCGTCAATGTGAGTTCTACCCAGTTGATGCGCCCGGATTTCTTGGACGAGGTGATAGACGCACTGGAATCTACAGGGGCGTCGGCCTCGTGCTTAATTCTTGAAATTACCGAGGCCATCGTTATTCAGGATATGGAACTGGTCAACAGCCGCCTGCAAGCCCTGCGTAACCTCGGCATCCGCATAGCCTTGGATGACTTCGGTACCGGCTTTTCCAGCCTGGCGGTTCTGGGTACCCTCCCCATCGACGTGCTGAAAGTAGACCGCCTGTTCGTCAAAGGAGTGGCGCAGAATACGCGGCGTCAGGCGCTTCTGGCAGCCGTCATCCTGCTGGGACACCGCCTGAGTATTACCGTGGTGGCCGAGGGCGTTGAGGAAATTTCGGAACTGGAAGTGCTGCAAATCCTGGGATGCACCTACGTTCAGGGCTACCTGTTTGCGCGTCCTCTGCCCGCGGCACAGATCAAAGGCGTGGTGTACCCAGCGTTTGCAGAGCAGGCCGTCCTCCAAACCACCGGGCCAAGCCAGGGCTGA
- a CDS encoding FAD-dependent oxidoreductase, translated as MITPEDLRQLAFFADLDPAGHEELALVAADVCLNAGDWLIQEGDTGAFFVLLEGQLEVSKETAGEEHVITTYLPGETFGEVPLLLGSAAVASIRARENSRVMRLEAPAFHALMARSDAVASRVLRNMARRVGDLQRLAVETPQTVTLLIGSRAEPGCSGLRDFLARNQVSFRWLDPEEPALAVLIPPEVAHLPQPAVVLPNGEVLTRPSLRELAARVGLQVSPERSEYDVVILGGGPAGLAAAVYGASEGLCTLLIEKHAPGGQAGTSSRIENYLGFPTGLSGDDLSARALRQARRFGAEVITTREAVAVTPSPLPGKGCHVVTLDGGEQLQARTVIVSTGVEWRPLPLPKAEQLSGRGVWYGAARTEASGTRGKDVYLIGGGNSAGQAAMHFSGYAERVSLLIRGPSLEASMSQYLIDQLSGKANVRVCLNCEVTALHGETHLTGLTVRHTRPQPTGNQNEAEQIETDALFVFIGADARTDWLPTELTRDERGYVLTGSAVTADQWPLERDPLLLETSVPGIFAAGDVRHDSIKRVASSVGEGSMAVALVHHYLGPQEQT; from the coding sequence TTGATTACTCCCGAAGACTTGCGCCAGCTTGCTTTTTTTGCCGACCTCGACCCAGCCGGGCACGAGGAATTGGCCCTGGTTGCCGCCGACGTGTGCCTGAACGCAGGCGACTGGCTGATTCAGGAAGGCGACACCGGAGCGTTTTTTGTGTTGCTGGAGGGGCAACTGGAGGTCAGCAAGGAAACGGCGGGGGAAGAGCACGTCATCACCACTTACCTGCCCGGCGAGACGTTTGGAGAGGTGCCGCTGCTGCTGGGGTCAGCGGCAGTGGCGAGCATCCGGGCACGGGAAAATTCGCGGGTCATGCGGCTGGAAGCGCCCGCTTTTCATGCGCTGATGGCCCGTTCGGACGCGGTGGCGTCGCGGGTGCTGAGGAACATGGCGCGGCGGGTGGGTGACCTGCAACGGCTGGCCGTAGAAACGCCGCAAACTGTAACCCTGCTGATTGGGAGCCGCGCCGAACCGGGCTGCTCTGGCCTGCGCGATTTTCTGGCCCGCAATCAGGTGTCGTTTCGGTGGCTTGACCCCGAAGAACCTGCGCTGGCCGTACTGATTCCGCCGGAAGTGGCGCACCTACCCCAGCCTGCCGTGGTGTTGCCGAACGGAGAGGTGCTGACCCGTCCCAGCCTGCGTGAATTGGCCGCACGAGTGGGCCTGCAAGTCAGTCCAGAGCGCTCTGAATACGACGTGGTGATTTTGGGCGGCGGCCCGGCGGGGTTGGCGGCGGCGGTGTACGGCGCGTCCGAGGGGCTGTGTACCCTGCTAATCGAAAAGCACGCCCCCGGTGGGCAAGCAGGCACGTCTTCGCGCATAGAAAACTATCTGGGCTTTCCTACTGGCCTGTCGGGAGACGACCTGAGCGCCCGTGCCCTGCGCCAAGCCCGGCGATTTGGGGCCGAAGTGATAACGACGCGTGAGGCGGTGGCCGTGACGCCCAGCCCGCTACCGGGAAAGGGCTGCCATGTGGTGACTTTAGATGGGGGTGAACAGTTGCAGGCCCGCACCGTGATCGTGTCGACTGGGGTGGAATGGCGGCCCTTGCCGCTGCCAAAAGCCGAGCAACTGAGCGGGCGAGGCGTGTGGTACGGCGCGGCCCGCACCGAAGCGTCCGGCACGCGGGGCAAAGACGTATACCTGATCGGCGGCGGAAACTCGGCGGGGCAGGCGGCCATGCACTTTTCGGGTTATGCCGAGCGCGTGAGCCTGCTGATTCGCGGGCCGAGCCTAGAGGCCAGCATGTCTCAGTATCTGATAGACCAGTTGAGCGGCAAGGCCAATGTGCGCGTCTGCCTAAACTGCGAAGTGACCGCGCTGCACGGCGAAACCCACCTGACAGGCCTGACCGTGCGGCATACCAGACCGCAACCCACTGGCAACCAGAATGAAGCTGAGCAAATTGAAACCGACGCCTTATTCGTGTTTATTGGGGCCGACGCCCGCACCGACTGGCTGCCCACAGAATTGACCCGCGACGAACGCGGTTATGTGCTGACGGGCAGCGCCGTAACTGCCGATCAGTGGCCGCTAGAGCGTGATCCGCTGCTGCTGGAAACCAGCGTGCCGGGCATCTTTGCGGCGGGCGACGTGCGCCACGATTCTATTAAGCGGGTGGCGTCCAGCGTGGGCGAGGGCAGCATGGCAGTGGCCCTGGTTCATCATTATCTGGGGCCGCAAGAGCAGACTTAA
- a CDS encoding LacI family DNA-binding transcriptional regulator, with amino-acid sequence MARVSTIQDVARLAGVSPTTAKRALRDADKLTPETLARVQAAIEALHYEPDQRAGGLRGGQSQTVGLVLGSIIEPFFAQFARTAAHTLNRAGYTLIITENEYSAAREVEELRRLYGQRVAAIMIRAGYGPESREYLARMVARGVVVVEFDYTSPNSPYTYVMLDNAAAVYSAVAYLHSLGHRRIAALGTYHPSIHPEERSRAFPEAMNAHGLTVPPEYQRVTLLNEDTAYRLTHDLMGLPTPPTALVALAGTQAVGAYRALRERGLHIPGDVSLLTFDNYPWTALVDPPITVIEQPVEAMAEATALKIIAALEGGSTGQSMTFPGKMIERGSCGPPQLAQSLK; translated from the coding sequence ATGGCCCGCGTGTCCACCATTCAGGACGTTGCGCGACTTGCGGGCGTCTCCCCTACTACTGCCAAACGTGCCCTGCGTGACGCCGATAAACTTACGCCTGAAACCTTGGCCCGCGTGCAGGCCGCCATAGAAGCCCTGCACTACGAACCCGACCAACGTGCAGGCGGCCTGCGCGGAGGCCAGAGCCAAACGGTGGGCCTGGTGCTGGGCAGCATCATCGAACCCTTTTTTGCCCAGTTTGCCCGTACCGCCGCACACACGCTGAACCGGGCCGGATATACGCTGATCATTACCGAAAACGAATACAGCGCTGCCCGTGAAGTCGAGGAACTGCGCCGCCTGTACGGTCAGCGGGTGGCGGCCATCATGATCCGGGCGGGCTACGGCCCCGAAAGCCGGGAATATCTGGCCCGGATGGTGGCGCGGGGCGTGGTGGTCGTGGAATTCGACTACACCTCGCCCAACAGCCCCTATACCTACGTGATGCTGGACAACGCCGCCGCCGTGTACAGCGCCGTCGCGTACCTGCACAGCCTCGGCCACCGCCGGATTGCCGCGCTGGGCACCTACCATCCCAGCATTCATCCCGAAGAACGCAGTAGGGCGTTCCCCGAGGCCATGAACGCGCACGGCCTGACCGTACCGCCCGAATACCAGCGCGTCACGCTGCTGAACGAAGACACCGCCTACCGCCTGACACACGACCTGATGGGCCTTCCCACACCGCCCACTGCGCTGGTGGCGCTGGCCGGAACACAGGCCGTCGGGGCTTACCGGGCACTCCGCGAACGTGGCCTGCACATTCCGGGCGACGTGAGCCTGCTGACGTTCGATAACTATCCGTGGACAGCGCTGGTCGACCCGCCCATTACCGTCATAGAGCAACCTGTAGAAGCGATGGCCGAGGCGACGGCCCTTAAAATTATTGCCGCCCTAGAAGGCGGCTCGACGGGCCAAAGCATGACGTTTCCCGGCAAAATGATCGAACGGGGCAGTTGCGGGCCACCTCAACTGGCTCAGTCTTTAAAATAA
- a CDS encoding sugar ABC transporter substrate-binding protein, translating into MQSISKRFSFKRSLTLALSLGTAAALSAASAASTITIATVNNPDMVTMQGLTGEFNKKYPDITVKWVVLPENELRQKITLDVASGAGSFDVATVGAYEVPIWAKNGWLDPLTPLFAKNPALAKSYNVNDILPSVRGALTVKGNLYAVPFYAESSMTYYNKDLFKKAGLTMPVQPTWNQVQGFAAKIHNPAAGVYGICLRGLPGWGENAAFFSTLANTFGARWFDNNWQAQLNSPAWKSALTFYVNLMKKSGPPGATSNGFTENLTLMSQGKCGMWVDATVAAGFLSDPTSSKIVKSVGFANAPVGPGTPRGNHWYWSWNLAIPKSSKQEDAAFKFITWATSKEYIALVAKTKGTWASVPPGTRASTYANANYKKAAGAFSGLVINALNTADVNKATKDPVPYTGIQFVAIPEFQALGTVVGQYIAGALSGQTTIDQAIKLAQDAANKTAKDGGYQK; encoded by the coding sequence ATGCAATCGATTTCAAAGCGGTTCTCGTTCAAGCGTTCCCTGACCTTGGCCCTTTCGCTCGGCACTGCCGCCGCTCTGTCGGCTGCGTCGGCGGCCAGCACCATCACGATTGCTACCGTCAACAACCCCGACATGGTGACCATGCAGGGCCTAACCGGGGAATTCAACAAAAAGTATCCCGACATCACCGTGAAATGGGTCGTGCTGCCCGAAAACGAATTGCGCCAGAAGATTACGCTGGACGTGGCGAGCGGCGCAGGCAGCTTTGACGTGGCGACTGTGGGCGCATACGAAGTGCCGATCTGGGCCAAGAACGGCTGGCTCGATCCTCTGACGCCCCTGTTCGCCAAGAACCCGGCCCTTGCCAAGAGCTACAACGTGAACGACATCCTTCCCAGCGTGCGCGGCGCTCTGACCGTGAAGGGCAACCTGTACGCCGTACCCTTTTACGCTGAAAGCTCTATGACGTATTACAACAAAGACCTGTTCAAGAAGGCTGGTCTGACCATGCCCGTGCAGCCCACGTGGAACCAGGTGCAGGGCTTTGCCGCCAAAATCCATAACCCCGCGGCGGGCGTGTACGGCATCTGCCTCCGCGGCCTGCCGGGCTGGGGCGAAAACGCCGCGTTCTTCAGCACGCTGGCCAACACCTTCGGCGCACGCTGGTTTGACAACAACTGGCAAGCCCAGCTGAACAGCCCCGCCTGGAAGAGCGCTCTCACCTTCTACGTCAACCTGATGAAGAAGTCCGGCCCTCCCGGAGCCACCTCTAACGGCTTTACCGAGAACCTGACCCTGATGAGCCAGGGCAAGTGCGGAATGTGGGTCGACGCCACCGTTGCCGCCGGATTCCTCAGCGATCCCACCAGCAGCAAGATCGTGAAGAGCGTGGGCTTTGCCAATGCGCCCGTCGGCCCCGGCACGCCGCGCGGCAACCACTGGTACTGGAGCTGGAACCTCGCCATTCCCAAGAGCAGCAAGCAGGAAGACGCCGCCTTCAAATTCATCACCTGGGCCACGAGCAAGGAGTACATCGCACTGGTCGCCAAGACCAAGGGCACCTGGGCCAGCGTTCCTCCCGGCACCCGCGCCAGCACCTACGCCAACGCCAACTACAAGAAGGCTGCCGGAGCCTTCAGCGGTCTGGTCATCAACGCCTTAAACACCGCCGACGTGAACAAGGCCACCAAAGACCCCGTGCCCTACACCGGCATTCAGTTCGTCGCGATCCCTGAGTTCCAGGCACTCGGCACCGTCGTCGGCCAGTACATCGCGGGTGCACTCAGCGGCCAGACCACCATCGACCAGGCCATCAAGCTGGCGCAGGACGCCGCCAACAAGACCGCCAAAGACGGCGGCTACCAGAAGTAA
- a CDS encoding carbohydrate ABC transporter permease — MTIAQNLTATSPPAPRQRFRFTPAALIWPAMLYLILTTQVPFFMTLYYSLFRYNLVDPTNRPFVGLGNYISLLTDPSNLRIVLNTLVLAGGTLAVTLILGGSLAMLLNRNFPGRTLLRTLMISSFLVMPIVTAVVWKNMLLNPVFGFFSWVVSSLGGVPVDWLAQFPMASVIAMIAWEWTPFAMLILLTGLQSLPEDQLEAVRLDGASPWQEFRYVVLPHWTQAIQVVVLMETIALLQVYGEIYGSTSGGPGVATTNLPYFIYQKAFAEYNIGLASAAGVLTVILTNILAVYLLRMINRTLAHNKGD; from the coding sequence ATGACTATTGCTCAAAATTTGACCGCCACCAGCCCGCCCGCACCGCGCCAACGCTTCCGCTTTACGCCTGCGGCCCTGATCTGGCCCGCCATGCTGTACCTGATTCTCACCACTCAGGTGCCGTTTTTCATGACGCTGTATTACTCGCTGTTCCGGTACAACCTCGTCGATCCTACCAACCGTCCGTTCGTTGGACTCGGCAATTACATTTCGCTGCTCACCGATCCCAGCAACCTGCGAATCGTCCTGAATACGCTGGTGCTGGCAGGCGGGACACTCGCAGTCACCCTGATCCTCGGCGGCTCGCTCGCCATGTTGCTGAACCGCAATTTTCCGGGCCGCACCCTGCTGCGTACTCTGATGATCAGTTCGTTCCTGGTTATGCCCATCGTGACGGCTGTGGTCTGGAAGAACATGCTGCTGAACCCCGTGTTCGGCTTTTTCTCGTGGGTGGTCAGTTCGCTGGGCGGCGTGCCCGTAGACTGGCTGGCCCAGTTCCCGATGGCCAGCGTCATTGCCATGATCGCGTGGGAATGGACACCGTTTGCCATGCTGATTTTGCTCACGGGCCTACAAAGCCTGCCCGAAGACCAACTGGAAGCTGTGCGCCTTGACGGAGCCAGCCCCTGGCAAGAGTTCCGCTACGTGGTACTGCCCCACTGGACGCAGGCTATTCAGGTCGTCGTGCTGATGGAAACCATCGCGCTGCTTCAGGTCTACGGCGAAATCTACGGCAGTACGTCGGGCGGGCCGGGCGTGGCCACCACTAACCTGCCCTACTTCATCTACCAGAAGGCTTTTGCCGAGTACAACATTGGCCTCGCCAGTGCCGCAGGCGTGCTGACCGTGATCCTGACCAACATTCTGGCGGTGTACCTGCTGCGAATGATCAACCGCACGCTGGCCCACAACAAGGGGGACTGA
- a CDS encoding carbohydrate ABC transporter permease, translating into MTAVPTTLPPTKRSNAAARTRIQNIVLTTITYIIAISFLFPLVWMMMAAFKTEAQAFAVPPVFSFSPITDNFQRALPSYFPALVNSLIAAIGSTILAFILGLPAAFALAVYPTKRAQNTLTWMLSTKMMPAVGVIVPLFLLYKSLGLLDTRLGLILMYTTMNLPLVVWMMHSYLTEIPYAIYEAAKIDGASVSQEFFRIALPLSMPGVSATALLCLIFAWNEVFFALNLTTSDAAPLSVYIGSFKTSMGLFWAQLSAAATLTVLPVLIFGWVAQRQLVRGLSLGAVK; encoded by the coding sequence ATGACTGCCGTACCCACCACCCTCCCGCCCACCAAACGCAGCAACGCCGCCGCCCGCACGCGCATTCAAAACATCGTGCTGACCACCATCACGTACATCATCGCCATTTCCTTCCTGTTCCCACTGGTCTGGATGATGATGGCCGCCTTCAAAACAGAAGCTCAGGCGTTCGCGGTGCCGCCCGTCTTCTCCTTTAGCCCCATTACCGACAATTTCCAGCGGGCGTTGCCCAGCTACTTTCCGGCGCTGGTCAACAGCCTGATCGCGGCCATCGGCAGCACCATTCTGGCCTTCATTCTGGGCCTGCCTGCCGCTTTCGCCCTGGCGGTGTACCCCACCAAACGCGCCCAGAACACCCTCACGTGGATGCTGTCCACCAAGATGATGCCCGCAGTAGGCGTCATCGTGCCGCTGTTCCTGCTGTACAAAAGCCTCGGCCTGCTGGACACCCGTTTGGGCCTGATCCTGATGTACACCACCATGAACTTGCCGCTGGTGGTCTGGATGATGCACTCGTACCTCACCGAGATTCCGTATGCGATTTACGAGGCGGCCAAAATCGACGGCGCGAGCGTCAGTCAGGAGTTCTTCAGAATCGCGCTGCCACTGAGCATGCCGGGCGTGTCGGCTACCGCGCTGTTGTGCCTGATCTTTGCATGGAACGAAGTGTTCTTTGCGCTGAACCTGACTACCTCGGACGCCGCGCCGCTGAGCGTATACATCGGTTCGTTCAAGACCAGCATGGGTCTGTTCTGGGCGCAACTCAGCGCCGCCGCAACGCTCACTGTGTTGCCCGTTCTGATCTTCGGTTGGGTCGCCCAGCGTCAACTCGTGCGCGGTCTCAGCCTCGGAGCCGTGAAGTAA